The proteins below are encoded in one region of Pacificitalea manganoxidans:
- the prfB gene encoding peptide chain release factor 2: MRADAQNTVEEIRKSLNLLGQRLDWETAPHRLEEFDARVEDPNLWNDPDAAQKLMRDRQSLVDAMETYRGIEREMNDNVELIELGEMEGDAEVVAEAEAALKALAERAAAKEIEALLDGEADANDTFLEVNAGAGGTESCDWASMLARMYVRWAEKKGYKVELQSESAGEEAGIKSATYKISGHNAYGWLKSESGVHRLVRISPYDSAARRHTSFSSVWVYPVVDDNIEIEVNPSEIRLDTYRSSGAGGQHVNTTDSAVRITHIPTGIVVTSSEKSQHQNRDIAMKALKSRLYQMELERRTASIQEAHEAKGDAGWGNQIRSYVLQPYQMVKDLRTGHETSDSQGVLDGDLDPFMGAVLALGVAGKSRSEANAE, encoded by the coding sequence ATGCGCGCCGACGCCCAGAACACCGTTGAAGAGATCCGCAAATCGCTGAACCTGCTTGGCCAGCGACTGGATTGGGAAACCGCTCCGCACCGGCTGGAGGAATTCGACGCCCGTGTCGAAGATCCGAACCTGTGGAACGATCCCGACGCGGCGCAGAAGCTCATGCGCGACCGTCAATCTCTGGTCGACGCGATGGAGACCTATCGCGGCATCGAGCGCGAGATGAACGACAATGTCGAACTGATCGAACTGGGTGAGATGGAGGGCGACGCGGAGGTCGTGGCCGAGGCCGAGGCCGCGTTGAAGGCTTTGGCCGAACGCGCCGCCGCCAAGGAAATCGAAGCCCTGCTCGATGGAGAAGCCGACGCCAACGACACCTTCCTAGAGGTGAACGCCGGCGCGGGCGGCACCGAGTCCTGCGACTGGGCGTCGATGCTGGCGCGGATGTATGTCCGTTGGGCCGAAAAGAAGGGCTACAAGGTCGAGCTTCAGTCCGAAAGCGCGGGCGAAGAAGCAGGCATTAAATCCGCCACCTACAAGATCAGCGGGCACAACGCCTATGGCTGGCTGAAATCCGAAAGCGGCGTGCATCGTCTGGTCCGCATCAGCCCCTATGACAGCGCGGCGCGGCGGCACACGTCGTTCAGCTCGGTCTGGGTCTATCCGGTCGTCGACGACAATATCGAGATCGAGGTGAACCCCTCGGAAATCCGGCTCGACACCTACCGTTCCTCCGGCGCGGGCGGGCAGCACGTCAACACCACCGACTCCGCCGTGCGGATCACCCACATCCCCACCGGCATCGTCGTGACCTCGTCCGAGAAGTCCCAGCACCAGAACCGCGACATCGCCATGAAGGCCCTGAAATCGCGGCTCTACCAGATGGAGCTGGAGCGCCGCACCGCCAGCATTCAGGAAGCGCACGAAGCCAAGGGCGACGCAGGCTGGGGCAACCAGATCCGATCCTACGTCCTGCAACCCTACCAAATGGTAAAAGACCTGCGCACCGGGCACGAAACGTCCGACAGCCAAGGCGTGCTGGACGGCGACCTAGACCCGTTCATGGGCGCGGTTCTGGCCCTCGGCGTCGCAGGCAAAAGCCGCAGCGAAGCCAACGCGGAGTGA